The following proteins come from a genomic window of Aequorivita marisscotiae:
- a CDS encoding SRPBCC family protein, protein MKIYTLHAKQKLPITLKEGWNFLSNPKNLKVITPEYMGFNIQSGADREMYPGQIIEYIVTPILGIKTRWVTEITHSVENEYFVDEQRFGPYALWHHKHFIKEIEGGIEMEDLLHYKLPFGFIGQLVHPYLVKPKLEEIFEFRKNKLTALFGNF, encoded by the coding sequence ATGAAAATTTATACGCTTCACGCGAAACAAAAATTACCCATAACTTTAAAAGAAGGTTGGAATTTTCTCTCAAACCCTAAAAACCTAAAAGTAATAACGCCAGAATATATGGGTTTTAACATCCAGTCTGGCGCTGATAGGGAGATGTATCCTGGCCAAATTATTGAATACATAGTTACGCCTATCTTAGGAATTAAAACACGCTGGGTTACCGAAATTACACATTCCGTTGAAAACGAGTATTTTGTAGATGAACAGCGTTTTGGTCCCTATGCGCTTTGGCACCACAAACATTTTATAAAGGAAATTGAGGGCGGCATTGAGATGGAAGACCTGCTGCATTACAAATTACCGTTCGGATTTATCGGACAACTCGTGCATCCTTACCTGGTAAAACCAAAACTTGAAGAAATTTTTGAATTCCGAAAAAACAAATTGACAGCGCTTTTCGGGAACTTCTAA
- a CDS encoding SDR family NAD(P)-dependent oxidoreductase: protein MQKNILLIGGSYGIGAALAQLLKRDHNVFVASRTKGEVSEGITHLTFDALHDNILDLSLPEKIHGFAYFPGSINLKPFKMMKPETFVADMELNFHALVQVVHGILPKLKQAEQANLVFFSTVAVKVGMPFHTSVAAAKGAIEGFAKALAAEHAPNFRVNVIAPSLTDTSLASKLLNNDSNKEKMAERHPLKKVGTAEDIAAMASFLLSDQSQWITGQVLGVDGGLSTLNNN from the coding sequence ATGCAAAAAAACATACTCTTAATTGGCGGATCTTATGGAATTGGTGCTGCCCTAGCCCAATTATTAAAACGCGACCACAATGTGTTTGTCGCCTCCCGTACCAAGGGAGAAGTTTCGGAAGGCATTACGCATCTTACTTTTGATGCATTGCACGATAATATTTTGGACCTTAGTTTACCTGAAAAAATTCACGGATTTGCATATTTTCCCGGAAGCATCAATCTAAAACCTTTTAAAATGATGAAACCCGAAACCTTTGTAGCCGATATGGAACTAAATTTTCATGCGCTGGTACAGGTGGTTCACGGTATTTTACCAAAATTGAAACAAGCCGAGCAGGCAAATTTGGTGTTTTTTAGTACCGTTGCCGTAAAAGTAGGAATGCCTTTTCACACCAGTGTGGCTGCCGCGAAGGGAGCTATTGAAGGTTTTGCCAAGGCGCTTGCCGCAGAACACGCACCAAATTTTAGGGTGAATGTAATTGCTCCCTCGCTCACAGATACTTCGTTAGCTTCAAAATTATTAAACAACGATTCAAATAAAGAAAAAATGGCCGAACGCCATCCGTTAAAAAAAGTTGGCACGGCGGAGGATATTGCGGCAATGGCGTCCTTTCTATTAAGCGACCAATCGCAATGGATTACAGGGCAAGTACTTGGTGTAGACGGCGGGCTTTCAACACTAAACAACAACTAA